The DNA segment CCACATCCCGCCGTGGACCGACGCCAAACGCAACCTGGCGGACGCGCGGGCGGTGTACGACGGGCCGGTGGAGCTGGCGAAGCCGGGTGCGGTGTACGAGATCTGACCCGCCGCGTGCTCGAAGCGGGCCCCGGGACCGGTGCGGTTCCGGGGCCCGCGGGCTTCAGACCGCCGTGTGCTGCCGTCAGGCCTTGGTGACGTCGTCGACGTCCTCGTCCGGCTCGCGCCCCGGCGTCATCACGTTGAACTTGGTGATCACGAACCGGAAGACCACGTAGTACACCACCGCGAAGCACAGGCCGATCGGGATGATCAGCCAGGGTTTCGTATCGAGGTGCCAGTTGATGACGTAGTCGATCAGACCGGCCGAGAAACTGAACCCCGCGTGGACCCCCAGGGCCCAGGTGATCCCCATCGACGCACCGGTCAGCAGCGCGTGCAGCCCGTACAGCAGCGGCGCCGCGAACATGAACGAGAACTCCAGCGGCTCGGTCACCCCGGTCACGAACGACGTCAGCGCGACCGAGATCATCAGACCCATGACCTGCTTGCGCCGCTCAGGCCGCGCACAGTGCGCGATGGCCAGGGCCGCGGCGGGCAGACCGAACATCATGATCGGGAAGAAGCCCGACGTGAACTGCCCCGCACTCGGGTCACCGGCGAAGAACCGCGTGATGTCGCCCTGCACCCCGGTCCCGTCCGGCTTGGTGAACGTACCCGCCTGGAACCAGAAGAAGGTGTTCAGGAACTGGTGCATGCCGATCGGGATGAGCAGCCGGTTGGCCACACCGAAGATCGCCGCACCCCACGCGCCCAGGCTGATCAGATGCTTCGAGAACCAGGTCAGCGCATCGCCCACCGGCTGCCAGACCAGCCCGAACACCACGCCGAGGATGACGCCGAGGAAGGCCATCAGGATCGGGACCAGCCGGCGGCCGTTGAAGAAGCCCAGCCAGTCGACCAGCCGGGTGCGGTGGAACCGCTGCCAGACGATCGCGGTCAGCAGCCCGATGAGGATGCCGCCCAGCACACCCGGGTTCTGCGGCGTCCCCGCCGGAAGCGCCTTCGTCACCGAGCCGCCGATCGGGAACGCGCCCAGGACACCGTGGTAGACGAGGAAGCCGACGACCGCCGCCAGCGCCGTCGAGCCGTCCGCCTTCTTCGCGAAGCCGATCGCGACACCGATACAGAAGAGCAGCGGCAGACCGAACGCCCCGTCAAGGATCGAATTGCCGCCAGCGAGAAAGACCTTGGCCGTCTTGTCCCAGAAGGCGCCGTGCAGATACGCGGTGAAGAGGTTGCCGAGGCTGACGAGCAGACCGGCCGCGGGCAGCACCGCGACGGGCAGCTGAAGACTCCGGCCGACCTTCTGAAGCCCCTGGAAGAGGCCGTTCCACCACTTCTTCGCCGGTGGGCTCTGTGGCACGGCCGCGCTGCTGGTGCTCATTCGGCGTCCTCCTGGCGTCGGCCCTGCTGGTGGTCGCCGTACAGGGCGGCGGACCACCTACGGCGCGATCCGATGCTGTGCCCCGGGCGCTGCACCAGTGTCCGCCATCTTCCGAGGCGGCACGGTTGCCCGCCCGTATAAGGGGGCCAATCGTGCGTTACCGTGACGAAACGGACCGGAGAGCCGGGCCGCCAAGAGACACTCAGGAGTCAGACATGGCCACTAAGGCTGAGAAGATCGTCGCGGGGCTCGGCGGCCTCGACAACATCGAGGAGATCGAAGGCTGCATCACCCGGCTGCGCACCGAGGTGAAGGACCCCTCCCTCGTGGACGACGCCGCGCTCAAGGCCGCAGGCGCCCACGGCGTCGTCAAGATGGGCACCGCGATCCAGGTCGTCATCGGCACCGACGCCGACCCCATCGCGGCGGACATCGAGGACATGATGTGAACGGATGACGCACCGGCGCCCCGGACCGGCGGCGGCGCGACGGGGCAGCGCCCGCCCCGCCACCGGTCCCGGGCGTCCCGCCCCACCGCGGCCGATAGGCTCGGACCCATGTCTCGTATCGACGGCCGCACCCCCGAAGAACTCCGCCCGGTCACCATTGAGCGCGCTTGGAGCAAGCACGCCGAGGGCTCCGTCCTCATCTCCTTCGGCGACACCAAAGTCTTCTGCACCGCCTCCTTCACCGAAGGCGTACCGCGCTGGCGCAAGGGCAGCGGGGAGGGCTGGGTCACCGCCGAGTACTCGATGCTCCCGCGCTCCACCAACACCCGGGGCGACCGGGAGTCCGTCCGCGGCAAGATCGGCGGCCGTACGCACGAGATCTCCCGCCTCATCGGCCGCTCACTGCGCGCGGTCATCGACTACAAGGCGCTCGGCGAGAACACGATCGTGCTCGACTGCGACGTCCTCCAGGCCGACGGCGGCACCCGCACCGCCGCCATCACCGGGGCGTACGTCGCGCTGGCCGACGCGGTCACCTGGGCCCAGTCCAAGAAGCTCATCAGGTCCGGCCGCAAGCCCCTCACCGACACGGTCTCCGCGATCAGCGTCGGCATCGTCGACGGAACACCGCTGCTCGACCTCCGTTACGAGGAGGACGTGCGCGCCGAGACCGACATGAACGTCGTCTGCACCGGCGACGGCCGCTTCGTCGAGGTCCAGGGGACGGCCGAGGCCGAGCCCTTCGACCGCAAGGAGCTCAACGCCCTGCTCGACCTGGCCACCGGCGGCTGCGCCGACCTCACCGCGCTCCAGGCCGAGGCGCTCGGCAAGTAGCGGAGTGGGCGTACGGGGGCGGGCGGTGCCGGCATGCGGTCCGCCCCGCCAGCCCCCCGTACGCCACCTCGTACCGGACGTCCCTGGCTCTGGACGCCCCTGATACTGGACGCATGACCCGTCTGATCCTCGCCACCCGCAACGCCGGGAAAATCACCGAACTCGAAGCGATCCTCGCCGACGCGGGCCTGCCCCACGAACTGGTCGGCACGGACGCGTACCCCGAAGTCCCGGACGTCAAGGAAACAGGCGTCACCTTCGCCGAGAACGCCCTGCTCAAGGCCCACGCCATGGCACAGGCCACCGGCCTGCCCGCCGTGGCCGACGACTCGGGCCTCTGCGTGGACGTCCTGAACGGCGCCCCCGGCATCTTCTCGGCCCGCTGGTCGGGCACCCACGGCGACGACGAGGCCAACCTCCGCCTGCTGCTGGCCCAGCTCTCGGACATCGACGACCCGCACCGGGGCGCCCACTTCGCCTGCGCGGCGGCCCTGGCCCTCCCCGACGGCACGGAACGCGTGGTCGAGGGCCGCCTCCTGGGCACCCTCCGCGCCACCCCGGCGGGCAGCGGAGGCTTCGGCTACGACCCGATCCTCCAGCCGTCCGGCGAGACCCGCACGTGCGCGGAACTCACGGCGGGGGAGAAGAACGCGATCAGCCACCGGGGCCAGGCGTTCCGCGCCCTGGTACCGGCGGTGCGGGAGCTGTTGGGCTGACCCGTGAACACTGGAGGGGCATCCCGCAGTGCGGAACGCCCCTCCAGCCATGTGCGGCCTGTGGGACTCGAACCCACCTAGTCCAAACGGACAAACCGGACCTAAACCGATCGCGTCAACCAGCTGCGCCAAGGCCGCAGGATGCCGCTCATGGTACTCGGCCGACAGCCGTACGGGGTATGTCGCACCCTTACGGCGGGACAGGGCCTATGCACCTGACGACTGTTTCCTGCGGTTCCGGCACCAGGTGTCGGTCAGCGCATGACAGTTCGGGCACAGGTACCGGAGATTCTCCCGGCGGTTGTCGAGCCAGTCGCCGTTGATGTGGTCGATCTGGAGCGTGATCGGCCGGCCCATCCATGCGCCGGGGTTCCCACAGGACTCGCACCGGTAGGCGACGCCCACCTCCTGGAGCGCACGGTGGAGCCTGGGCCGGTTCGCGCGTGAGGACCCCTGGTCCATGACGACCAGAGTCTGCGGCGCGATCGACCGCGGTTCCGGTACGCGGGCCGACGCCCAGGAGCGGCGCTTGAAGTGGCCGGTGTCGAGCTTGAGTTGCAACACCCTGCGGCGGATGCGGCGGTGGTTGGTGTCATTCACCTCAAGGCCGAGCGAGCGCATGATGTCCGCGTAGCTGGTGGCCGCCGGCACCGCCGCTCGCAGTGCGCCCTCATCGATCGCCACTCGCGCGTTGCGGAAGTGGGAAGTGTCGATGCCGTGCTTCCTGAGCAGCGCTGCCAGCGCTGTGTGTGACCGGCTGTCCCCGTCGGCCAGTCCGAGCAGACGGGCTGCTCCGCGCACGCTGTCGGCCGAGTCGGCGGCGTTCCGCAGTTCCTCGGGGCTGAAGCGGAGCCGGGGTTCATCCGGGCGGTTCAGGCCGGGAAAGTGGCTGACGTCGATGCCGGCGGCGGCGATGCGCCTGCGGATGTGCGACAGCGTGCCGGTCGCGGGCGGAGCGCCGAGCTTGACCACGACTTCGCGGAGCGTCGAGGACGTACTGACGGCTGCGGCTATCGCCTCGTCCGTGTACCTGCGAAAGGGGCTGCGCTGCTGGAAGTGACTGGTGTCGATGGAAAGGGCGGCGGCTCTCGCCCTGAGTACGCGGTGCCGCCCGCCGCTCTTGCGGAGGCCGAGCCGGCGCATCACATCGGTCCAGTTCCTGGACTCGGCCACGGCCCGGGTGAGTGTCTCCCGCTCGTACGGGTCGGTCATGGTGTGTCCCCTCCGTCCCGGTCACACGTTCGTGACCCCGTACGGAGTAACGAACCGCCGGCCGCGCCGTCACGTCCGGGAAGCGGAACGGCCCGTACCGGGTGGGGGCCGGTACGGGCCGTTCGGGGGTGCCGGGGGCCGGGCTTCGGGGGTGGGTCAGAAGCGGGGTTCCGGGGCCTGGGACTCGACTATCTCGGCCGCCTCTTCCTTCGTCTCCACCGAGGGGGGTGAGCCCTCCAGGGGCTGCTGGGCGGTTTCCTTCATGCAGAGCACCGAGATCACGCCCACCAGGGCCGCGCCCATCGCGTAGTACGCCGGCATCAGGTTGGTGTGCGCCACGCTGATCAGCGCGGTGATCACGAACGGGGTCGTCCCGCCGAAGAGGGACGTCGAGAGGTTGTAGCCCACCGACAGCGACCCGTACCGGACCTGCGTCGGGAAGAGGGCCGGGAGCGCCGCCGACATCGTGCCCAGCATGCACACCAGCGAGAGGCCCAGCATCGCCATGCCGATGATGATCGCCGGGATGGAGCCCTGGCGGATCAGGAGGAAGGCCGGGAGCGACAGGATCAGGAAGCCGAGCATGCCCGCCATCAGGAGCGGCTTCCGGCCGAAGCGGTCGTTCAGCTTGCCCACCTGGTTGATGACCAGCATCAGGACGACCATGACGCCCAGCAGGACCAGCAGGCCGTGTGTGTCGCCGTAGCCGAGCTCGTCCGAGAGGTAGGTCGGCATGTACGACAGCAGCATGTAGTCGGTGATGTTGTACGCGCCGACCAGGCAGATGCAGAGGACCAGGGCGCGCCAGTGGTCGCGGAAGATCGCCCTGAGGTCGCCCTTGGCGGAGGTCTCGACGGCGTCGGCCGCTTCCCCGGCGCCCACGTTCTCGCCCGTCATCTTCTGGAAGGCGGGTGTCTCGTCCAGCTTGAGCCGCAGGTAGAGACCGACCAGGCCCAGCGGGCCCGCGACCAGGAACGGCACGCGCCAGCCCCAGCTGTCCATCCCGCCGGAGCCGATGAGCGTGGTCATCAGCGTGACCAGGCCCGCCGAGCCCACATACCCGGCGAGTGTCCCGAACTCCAGGAAGCTGCCGAAGTACCCGCGGCGCTTGTCGGGCGCGTACTCGGCGATGAAGGTCGAGGCGCCCCCGTACTCACCGCCGGTGGAGAAGCCCTGCACCAGACGGAAGAAGATCAGCAGGGCCGGTGACCAGAAGCCGACAGCCGCGTACGAGGGGAGCACCCCGATCGCGAAGGTCCCGATCGCCATCATGATCATGGTCATGGCGAGGACCTTCTTGCGGCCGATCTTGTCGCCCATCGGGCCGAAGACCATGCCGCCGACCGGGCGGATCAGGAACGCGACCGCGAAGGTGGCGAACGACGCCAGCAGCTGGACCGTACTGCTTCCCCCGGGGAAGAAGACACGGCCGATCGTGGCCGCGAGGTAGCTGTAGATGCCGAAGTCGAACCACTCCATGGCGTTACCGAGACTGGCCGCCTTCACCGCCCGCTTGATCGCGGCCTCGTCGGTCACCGTGATGTCGGTGCGACGCAGCCGCGGGTTCTTCCGGCGGTCGATGATCCGGAAGAGGTCGCGGTGGCGTTTGACCGCCGCGGGGTCGGCGGCGGTGTGGTGGCCGGTGTCCGCCATGGTTGTCGTCCTCTCTGTGGGCATACAAAAACACGCAGGAGGCTCTTCTGCACAGCGGTGGCGATCGCAAACCAGGGCCCCGGGGAAAAGGGACCTTGGTCACGAATTTTCGGCGCCTACCGGCCACTACCGCAACTTCTCCGACCCGTCCGGGTGTCTGCGGGTGTCCCGGACGGGGCTCGCGGAGGGCTTGGAACGGGGCTCGGAACGGGGCTCGGGAGGGTGTCTCAGAGGCCGAGATCCTTGATGATTTTCGCCACGTGGCCGGTGGCCTTGACGTTGTAGAAAGCGTGTTCGATCTTCCCGTTCTCGTCCACGACGACCGTCGACCTGATGACCCCGGTCACCGTTTTGCCGTAGAGCTTCTTCTCTCCGAATGCGCCGTACGCGGCGAGGGTCTCCTTGGACGGGTCGCCGACCAGTGTGACCTTGAGGGATTCCTGCTCGCGGAATTTCGCCAGCTTCTCCGGCTTGTCCGGTGAGACCCCGATGACGTCGTATCCGGCGCCGGACAGGAACTCCAGGTTGTCCGTGAAGTCGCAGGCCTGCTTGGTGCATCCAGGGGTAAGTGCTGCCGGGTAGAAGTACACGATGACCTTGCGGCCCCGGTAAGCGGCGAGGGAGATCTCCTTGCCGTCCGCGTCGGGCAGGGTGAAGGCGGGGGCGGTGTCGCCGGGCTGCAGTCGCTCGCTCATCAAGCTCTCCTCGGGAGGGTCTGTGACCGTGAGGTACGGATGGGGCAGAGCGTAATAGGGGTGCCGCGGGGTGCGTTCCCGCTGGAGCTGACAGACTGTCGAGCAACGACTACCGGACACGACCACGGAGGCAGCGCAGTGTCGGATGCCACGGATGCCAGGACCCCGGCGCAGATCGAGGCGGACATCGAGACCCGGCGCGCGGATCTCGCGGACACGCTGGACGAGATCGGTGTGCGGCTGCACCCCAGCACGATCGTGGGAGACGCCAGGGCCAAGGTCACATCGGCCGTCGACCAGACCGCGGGGCGCGCGTTCGTCGCGCTGAACCGCACGGCGAACGGAGTGCGGGCGCAGTTCGTGCGGGAGGACGGCGCACCACGACTGGAGCGCGTGATCCCGGTGGCGCTGCTCACGGTGGGCCTGGTGGGCCTCTGTGCCGTGTCGGCGAAGCGGCGGCGGGGCTGCTGACGCCCGCGGGCCGGGAGGCCGGCCGGTGGCCCGGGTGTGGACCCTTCGGTGAACACCCGGCCCCGGGCCAGGTAGGTTCGAGCCTGTGAGCGAGAACACCCACGACGACAAGCTGCCCATCCGGATGCTGCACGACCGCGTGCTGGTCAAGTCCGACAGCCCGGAGGGCGAGCGGCGCTCCGGCGGCGGCATCCTGATTCCGGCCACCGCCGCTGTCGGCAGGCGGCTG comes from the Streptomyces sp. NBC_01471 genome and includes:
- a CDS encoding PTS glucose/sucrose transporter subunit IIB, with translation MRYRDETDRRAGPPRDTQESDMATKAEKIVAGLGGLDNIEEIEGCITRLRTEVKDPSLVDDAALKAAGAHGVVKMGTAIQVVIGTDADPIAADIEDMM
- the rph gene encoding ribonuclease PH, with the protein product MSRIDGRTPEELRPVTIERAWSKHAEGSVLISFGDTKVFCTASFTEGVPRWRKGSGEGWVTAEYSMLPRSTNTRGDRESVRGKIGGRTHEISRLIGRSLRAVIDYKALGENTIVLDCDVLQADGGTRTAAITGAYVALADAVTWAQSKKLIRSGRKPLTDTVSAISVGIVDGTPLLDLRYEEDVRAETDMNVVCTGDGRFVEVQGTAEAEPFDRKELNALLDLATGGCADLTALQAEALGK
- the rdgB gene encoding RdgB/HAM1 family non-canonical purine NTP pyrophosphatase; this translates as MTRLILATRNAGKITELEAILADAGLPHELVGTDAYPEVPDVKETGVTFAENALLKAHAMAQATGLPAVADDSGLCVDVLNGAPGIFSARWSGTHGDDEANLRLLLAQLSDIDDPHRGAHFACAAALALPDGTERVVEGRLLGTLRATPAGSGGFGYDPILQPSGETRTCAELTAGEKNAISHRGQAFRALVPAVRELLG
- the proP gene encoding glycine betaine/L-proline transporter ProP, whose amino-acid sequence is MADTGHHTAADPAAVKRHRDLFRIIDRRKNPRLRRTDITVTDEAAIKRAVKAASLGNAMEWFDFGIYSYLAATIGRVFFPGGSSTVQLLASFATFAVAFLIRPVGGMVFGPMGDKIGRKKVLAMTMIMMAIGTFAIGVLPSYAAVGFWSPALLIFFRLVQGFSTGGEYGGASTFIAEYAPDKRRGYFGSFLEFGTLAGYVGSAGLVTLMTTLIGSGGMDSWGWRVPFLVAGPLGLVGLYLRLKLDETPAFQKMTGENVGAGEAADAVETSAKGDLRAIFRDHWRALVLCICLVGAYNITDYMLLSYMPTYLSDELGYGDTHGLLVLLGVMVVLMLVINQVGKLNDRFGRKPLLMAGMLGFLILSLPAFLLIRQGSIPAIIIGMAMLGLSLVCMLGTMSAALPALFPTQVRYGSLSVGYNLSTSLFGGTTPFVITALISVAHTNLMPAYYAMGAALVGVISVLCMKETAQQPLEGSPPSVETKEEAAEIVESQAPEPRF
- a CDS encoding DUF3618 domain-containing protein, whose translation is MSDATDARTPAQIEADIETRRADLADTLDEIGVRLHPSTIVGDARAKVTSAVDQTAGRAFVALNRTANGVRAQFVREDGAPRLERVIPVALLTVGLVGLCAVSAKRRRGC
- a CDS encoding HNH endonuclease signature motif containing protein; translation: MTDPYERETLTRAVAESRNWTDVMRRLGLRKSGGRHRVLRARAAALSIDTSHFQQRSPFRRYTDEAIAAAVSTSSTLREVVVKLGAPPATGTLSHIRRRIAAAGIDVSHFPGLNRPDEPRLRFSPEELRNAADSADSVRGAARLLGLADGDSRSHTALAALLRKHGIDTSHFRNARVAIDEGALRAAVPAATSYADIMRSLGLEVNDTNHRRIRRRVLQLKLDTGHFKRRSWASARVPEPRSIAPQTLVVMDQGSSRANRPRLHRALQEVGVAYRCESCGNPGAWMGRPITLQIDHINGDWLDNRRENLRYLCPNCHALTDTWCRNRRKQSSGA
- the bcp gene encoding thioredoxin-dependent thiol peroxidase; amino-acid sequence: MSERLQPGDTAPAFTLPDADGKEISLAAYRGRKVIVYFYPAALTPGCTKQACDFTDNLEFLSGAGYDVIGVSPDKPEKLAKFREQESLKVTLVGDPSKETLAAYGAFGEKKLYGKTVTGVIRSTVVVDENGKIEHAFYNVKATGHVAKIIKDLGL
- a CDS encoding PTS transporter subunit EIIC, with product MSTSSAAVPQSPPAKKWWNGLFQGLQKVGRSLQLPVAVLPAAGLLVSLGNLFTAYLHGAFWDKTAKVFLAGGNSILDGAFGLPLLFCIGVAIGFAKKADGSTALAAVVGFLVYHGVLGAFPIGGSVTKALPAGTPQNPGVLGGILIGLLTAIVWQRFHRTRLVDWLGFFNGRRLVPILMAFLGVILGVVFGLVWQPVGDALTWFSKHLISLGAWGAAIFGVANRLLIPIGMHQFLNTFFWFQAGTFTKPDGTGVQGDITRFFAGDPSAGQFTSGFFPIMMFGLPAAALAIAHCARPERRKQVMGLMISVALTSFVTGVTEPLEFSFMFAAPLLYGLHALLTGASMGITWALGVHAGFSFSAGLIDYVINWHLDTKPWLIIPIGLCFAVVYYVVFRFVITKFNVMTPGREPDEDVDDVTKA